In Paraburkholderia youngii, the genomic stretch CTCGTGGTCGCGCGGGCACGCTACAAGGCGGGCGCGCTCGACTATCTCGACGTGCTGAACGTACAGCGGCAATTGCTCGAAGCGCAGAGCAATCTGCAGAAGAGCAAAGCCACCGCCGCGACCAATCTGATCACGCTCTGCAAAGCGCTGGGAGGGGGATGGGAATCGACCTACGGCGGGTAACCAACGCCCCGGCGATGTCGTGGAAATCGCGTCCGGAGTGGAGACCGCCGCGACGCGGCCGCGCTCAGGCGTCGGTCGCTCTGATCGGTTGTCCTGAGATGCGCGCGTGCAGCCGTGGTGTCGCGAAGTCGAGAAAGGCGCGCAGCTTCAAAGGCAACGGCGTTTGCCCCGCATGCACGAGATGGATCGGCAACGGCGCCGACTCGAACGCATCGAGCACGACACGAAGCTCGTTCGCATGGATCGCGTCCGCCACCTGGTAGGAGAGCACACGTATCAGTCCGACGCCGAGAATCGCCGCCGCGATCGCGGCGTCCGCCGTGTTCACGGTGAGGCGAGACTGCACCGGCACGGTCAGCACCGACTGGCCGGAGCCGAAGGTCCACGCGCGCGTCGACTCGAGCACTTCGAACGTGATGCAGCGATGCGCGCCGAGATCCGGTGGTCTGGCCGGCACACCCTGCGCATCGAGGTACGCGGGACTGCCGCAGATGACCCGGCGCACCGCGCCGACGCGCCTCGCGACCAGCGTGCTGTCGGGGAGTTCGCCGATCCGGATCGCGACGTCGGCGTGCTCGTCGAGCAGATGCACGATGCGGTCCGTCAGCACGAGATCGATGTCGATTTCCGGGTAGTGCGCCAGAAAATCCGCGACCACCGGCACGACGTGCAGCCGGCCGAAAACGATCGGCGCGGTGACCACCAGTTGGCCCCTCGGTGCCGCGTATTCGCCCGTCGCGGCGCGCTCGGCTTCGCCGATCTCTTCGAGAATCCGCCGGCACGCGGCGACGTAGGAAGCGCCGGCCTCGGTCAACGATAGCTGGCGCGTGGTGCGGTGAAGCAAACGTGTTTTCAGATGCGATTCGAGTTCTCCAACCTTGCGGCTGGCCGTGGCGAGCGGCATGTCGAGCCGGCGGGCGGCAGCCGACAGACTGCCCGCATCGACGACCGCGACGAGGATGGACATCGCTTCGAGACGGTTCATGATCCTCTCGTTCGATGGAAGGATGAATCTCGATCCTGACGGATTCTCTTGATCAACGCAAGCGCGTAACGTTCATAACCGGAAGCCGGAGGGCGGCATGTCGCCGCAAAAGCCGGAGGAGTAAACAATAAGGAGCTTTGCAGTGCGCGACTCAACCCACCTCACTGATCGTTTCGCCGCGCCCGCATTCGCGTCGCGCGGAAAGATCCTCATGATGGCGATCATCGCCGGCGCGGTGATCACCAACATTTACTGCACGCAGCCGATCCTGCCGCTGATTGCGGCGGGCCTGCGCGTCGACGTGACGACGGTCGACTTGGTCGCCGCGACGGCACTGCTCGGTTTTTCGAGCGGGCTCGCATTGCTGCTGCCGCTCGGCGATCGGTTCGACCGCCGCAAGCTCGTGCTGATCCAGATCGCGCTCGCGTGCGTGTTCGGCGTCGCCGCGGCCGTCGCGCCCGGCATCTGGTCGCTCGTCGGGGCGTCGTTTGGTCTCGGCATCGTCAGCTGCGTTCCGCAGCAACTGGTGCCGTTCGCCGCCGTCATGTCGGTGCCGAGCGAGCGCGGGCGGAACGTCGGCACCGTCGTGAGCGGGATCATGATCGGCATCCTGGCCGGACGTACGGTCGCCGGCGTGATCGGCGCGGCGTATGGATGGCGCGCGGTGTACGGCGCCGAAGCGGCCTTCATGGTGCCGGTCTGGATCGCGGCCGCGGCGCTGCTGCCGCGCGGCGTGCCGTCGACAAACCTCTCCTATGGACGTCTGCTCGCCTCGCTGTGGCCGCTTGCGCGCGACAACCGTCCAATTCGCGAATCGATGCTGATCCAGGCTTTGCTGTGGGCGTGTTTCAACGCGTTCTGGGTCAATCTCGCGGCGCTTCTCGCGAGCGGACCGTGGCATCTCGGCAGCGCGTGGGCGGGCGGTTTCGGCGTAATCGGCGCGGCCGGCGCGTTCGCCGCTTCACTCGGCGGCAATGCGACCGATCGCGTCGGGTTCCGCAAGGTGATCGGCGCCAGCATCGGCATCGTCACGCTCGCGTATCTGCTGCTGTCGGGCGCGGCGAGCTCGCTGACGCTGTTGATCGTCGGCGTGATCGTGCTCGATATCGGCGTGCAGTCCGGCCTT encodes the following:
- a CDS encoding LysR family transcriptional regulator encodes the protein MNRLEAMSILVAVVDAGSLSAAARRLDMPLATASRKVGELESHLKTRLLHRTTRQLSLTEAGASYVAACRRILEEIGEAERAATGEYAAPRGQLVVTAPIVFGRLHVVPVVADFLAHYPEIDIDLVLTDRIVHLLDEHADVAIRIGELPDSTLVARRVGAVRRVICGSPAYLDAQGVPARPPDLGAHRCITFEVLESTRAWTFGSGQSVLTVPVQSRLTVNTADAAIAAAILGVGLIRVLSYQVADAIHANELRVVLDAFESAPLPIHLVHAGQTPLPLKLRAFLDFATPRLHARISGQPIRATDA
- a CDS encoding MFS transporter; protein product: MRDSTHLTDRFAAPAFASRGKILMMAIIAGAVITNIYCTQPILPLIAAGLRVDVTTVDLVAATALLGFSSGLALLLPLGDRFDRRKLVLIQIALACVFGVAAAVAPGIWSLVGASFGLGIVSCVPQQLVPFAAVMSVPSERGRNVGTVVSGIMIGILAGRTVAGVIGAAYGWRAVYGAEAAFMVPVWIAAAALLPRGVPSTNLSYGRLLASLWPLARDNRPIRESMLIQALLWACFNAFWVNLAALLASGPWHLGSAWAGGFGVIGAAGAFAASLGGNATDRVGFRKVIGASIGIVTLAYLLLSGAASSLTLLIVGVIVLDIGVQSGLVSNQTRAFAVDPKAQGRINSLYMTATFFGGAVGATLSGWLMARYGWTGIVVFGIALGVLAAAIHWIGANRGAVVDVQTTPD